The following are encoded together in the Saliniramus fredricksonii genome:
- a CDS encoding alpha/beta fold hydrolase: MTISFTGAHDNRLVGDEFFAGEQAARASAPTALLLHGGGQTRHAWGGTAERLAGRGWRAIALDQRGHGESDWLASGAYGFRDFGADARRVAQVLMQDGGRAPVAIGASLGGLASILALGDDPQAAPCFRALVLVDIVPQMDPRGVDRIQTFMMAQAREGFATIDAAADAVARYLPHRPRPRSLDGLRKNLRRADDGRWYWHWDPAFLDGPGSVNADWRESEAALHRCARAIRVPVLLVRGGSSELVTPEAAQAFRELVPHAQFIDVAQARHMVAGDRNDVFSNAVESFLDRLDQGL; the protein is encoded by the coding sequence GTGACGATCAGCTTCACCGGAGCCCATGACAACCGCCTCGTCGGTGATGAATTCTTCGCCGGGGAGCAGGCTGCGCGCGCATCGGCCCCGACGGCGCTGCTGCTGCATGGCGGCGGGCAGACGCGTCACGCCTGGGGCGGAACGGCCGAGCGCCTCGCCGGGCGCGGCTGGCGGGCAATCGCCCTCGACCAGCGCGGCCATGGCGAGAGCGACTGGCTCGCTTCCGGTGCCTACGGCTTTCGCGATTTCGGCGCCGATGCGCGCCGCGTCGCGCAGGTGCTGATGCAGGATGGCGGGCGGGCACCCGTCGCCATCGGCGCCTCGCTCGGTGGTCTCGCTTCGATCCTCGCGCTGGGTGACGACCCGCAGGCCGCGCCATGTTTTCGCGCGCTGGTCCTCGTCGATATCGTGCCGCAGATGGATCCGCGCGGGGTGGACCGTATCCAGACCTTCATGATGGCGCAGGCGCGCGAGGGTTTCGCGACGATCGACGCGGCGGCGGATGCGGTGGCGCGCTACCTGCCGCACCGCCCCCGCCCGCGCTCGCTCGACGGTCTGCGCAAGAACCTGCGCCGCGCCGATGACGGGCGCTGGTACTGGCACTGGGACCCTGCTTTCCTCGACGGGCCCGGCTCGGTCAATGCCGACTGGCGCGAATCGGAGGCGGCTTTACATCGATGCGCCCGTGCGATCCGGGTTCCGGTTCTGCTGGTGCGCGGCGGTTCCAGCGAACTCGTCACACCCGAGGCGGCGCAGGCGTTTCGCGAACTGGTGCCGCATGCGCAGTTTATCGACGTGGCGCAGGCACGCCACATGGTGGCGGGTGATCGCAACGATGTGTTTTCCAATGCGGTCGAAAGCTTCTTGGATCGGCTCGATCAAGGCTTATAA
- the cysE gene encoding serine O-acetyltransferase, protein MARTQTKSDAAVSQRRGVVGNLDPIWDQVRHEAEAVARNESALTNFVLTSVLNQPSLEAAVIHRVASRLAHPALSADLISQTYMEAVQDEPGIGAAFRADIIAVIDRDPACTRLIEPLLYFKGFHAIQTYRLAHWLWHRGRRDLALYLQSVSSETFQTDINPQATIGKGIFLDHATGLVVGATASVDDDVSILQDVTLGGTGKESGDRHPKIRCGVLIGAGAKILGNIEVGHCARVAAGSVVLEPVPHNTTVAGVPARVVGTAGCAEPARTMDQILAEKQGR, encoded by the coding sequence ATGGCGCGGACGCAAACGAAGAGCGATGCCGCCGTTTCGCAGCGGCGCGGCGTGGTCGGGAATCTCGATCCGATCTGGGATCAGGTCCGGCATGAGGCTGAAGCGGTTGCGCGCAACGAATCGGCGCTCACCAATTTCGTGCTCACCAGCGTGCTGAATCAGCCCTCGCTCGAAGCGGCGGTGATTCACCGGGTGGCGTCGCGGCTGGCGCATCCCGCGCTCTCGGCGGATCTGATCAGCCAGACCTATATGGAAGCCGTCCAGGACGAGCCGGGCATCGGCGCGGCCTTTCGCGCCGATATCATCGCCGTGATCGACCGGGATCCGGCCTGCACGCGGCTGATCGAGCCCTTGCTCTACTTCAAGGGGTTTCACGCCATCCAGACCTATCGTCTGGCGCATTGGCTCTGGCATCGCGGGCGGCGCGATCTGGCGCTCTATCTGCAGAGCGTCTCCTCCGAGACCTTCCAGACCGACATCAATCCACAGGCGACGATCGGCAAGGGAATCTTCCTCGATCACGCCACCGGCCTCGTCGTCGGTGCAACGGCGAGCGTCGATGACGATGTCTCGATCCTGCAGGATGTGACGCTCGGCGGCACCGGCAAGGAGAGCGGGGATCGCCATCCCAAGATTCGCTGCGGCGTGCTGATCGGGGCCGGGGCCAAGATCCTGGGCAATATCGAGGTTGGCCATTGCGCCCGCGTCGCCGCCGGCTCCGTGGTGCTTGAACCCGTGCCCCATAATACGACGGTCGCCGGCGTTCCCGCCCGCGTCGTCGGCACGGCGGGTTGCGCCGAGCCGGCGCGGACGATGGACCAGATTCTGGCCGAGAAGCAGGGGCGCTGA
- a CDS encoding DUF3126 family protein: MAKVERYLRQTFANHAIRVVGRPKKDDSAEVYIGEEFIGVLFLDDEDGDRSFNFQMAILDTDLED, encoded by the coding sequence ATGGCGAAAGTCGAGCGTTATCTCCGCCAGACTTTCGCAAATCACGCGATCCGTGTCGTCGGGCGCCCCAAGAAAGACGATTCGGCCGAGGTCTATATCGGTGAGGAATTCATCGGCGTGCTCTTCCTCGATGACGAGGATGGCGATCGCTCGTTCAATTTCCAGATGGCGATCCTGGACACGGATCTGGAAGACTGA
- a CDS encoding DUF6949 family protein, protein MSFDASNISSLVTILVGFAFAGALASMFEALTARRASFNLLLGKGPIVVASLPVLAFSAPFIIMRNTVRGRRYEDRPIGFVMAATIIAGLWSLASGSLVRDALHFLFG, encoded by the coding sequence ATGAGTTTTGATGCGTCCAACATTTCGAGCCTCGTGACGATCCTCGTCGGCTTCGCCTTCGCTGGCGCGCTGGCCAGCATGTTCGAGGCGCTGACGGCCCGGCGGGCGAGCTTCAACCTGTTGCTCGGCAAGGGGCCGATCGTGGTCGCCAGCCTGCCGGTGCTGGCATTCTCCGCTCCCTTCATCATCATGCGCAATACCGTGCGCGGACGCCGCTACGAGGATCGCCCCATCGGCTTCGTCATGGCCGCGACGATCATTGCCGGTTTGTGGAGCCTCGCCTCCGGATCGCTCGTGCGCGACGCCCTGCACTTCCTGTTCGGGTGA
- a CDS encoding gamma carbonic anhydrase family protein: protein MPLYALDGVAPQTPQVGRFWIAPDAHVIGKVRLADDVGIWFGAVLRGDNELIDIGEGSNIQEHSVLHTDMGAPLSVGAGCTIGHRAILHGCTIGDGSLVGMGATILNHARIGRNCLIGANALITEGKEFPDNSLIVGAPAKAVRTLDEAAIAGLRGSAEGYVRNWKRFTAGMTRLD from the coding sequence ATGCCGCTCTATGCACTCGACGGCGTCGCACCGCAAACCCCGCAGGTGGGCCGCTTCTGGATCGCGCCGGATGCGCATGTCATCGGCAAGGTCCGGCTCGCCGATGATGTCGGGATCTGGTTTGGTGCGGTTTTGCGCGGGGATAACGAACTGATCGATATCGGTGAAGGCTCCAACATCCAGGAGCATTCCGTGCTGCATACGGATATGGGCGCGCCGCTCAGCGTCGGCGCCGGCTGCACCATCGGCCACCGCGCCATCCTGCATGGCTGCACGATCGGCGATGGGTCGCTGGTGGGGATGGGCGCGACGATCCTCAATCACGCCCGGATCGGGCGCAACTGCCTGATCGGCGCCAATGCACTGATCACCGAGGGCAAGGAATTTCCCGACAATTCCCTCATCGTCGGCGCCCCGGCCAAGGCCGTGCGCACCCTCGACGAGGCGGCAATCGCGGGTTTGCGCGGCTCCGCCGAAGGTTACGTCAGAAACTGGAAGCGCTTCACTGCCGGCATGACGCGCCTCGATTGA
- the purB gene encoding adenylosuccinate lyase has protein sequence MIERYARPEMTAIWSPETKFRIWFEIEAHATMALAEIGVVPREAAQIVWEKGSAATFDVARIDAIEREVKHDVIAFLTHLAEIVGPEARFVHQGMTSSDVLDTCFNVQLTRAADLLLADLDALLAALERRAFEYKLTPTIGRSHGIHAEPTTFGLKLAQAYAEFDRCRSRLVAARAEIATCAISGAVGTFANIDPRVEEYVAEKLGLTPEPVSTQVIPRDRHAMFFATLGVIASSIERLATEVRHLQRSEVLEAEEYFSPGQKGSSAMPHKRNPVLTENLTGLARMVRSYALPAMENVALWHERDISHSSVERMIGPDATVTLDFALARLTGVMDKLVVYPETMQNNLDRLGGLVHSQRVLLALTQKGVSREDSYRLVQRNAMPVWRGEGDFLTLLKADPEVSAKMSDAEIAECFDLGYHLKQVDTIFTRVFGRA, from the coding sequence ATGATCGAGCGCTACGCCCGCCCGGAAATGACCGCCATCTGGTCGCCGGAGACGAAATTCCGCATCTGGTTCGAAATCGAGGCCCACGCCACCATGGCCTTGGCCGAAATCGGCGTGGTCCCGCGCGAGGCCGCGCAGATCGTCTGGGAAAAAGGCTCCGCCGCCACCTTCGACGTGGCGCGCATCGATGCGATCGAGCGCGAGGTCAAGCACGACGTCATCGCCTTCCTCACGCATCTGGCCGAGATCGTGGGGCCGGAGGCGCGCTTCGTGCATCAGGGCATGACCTCCTCCGACGTGCTCGATACCTGCTTCAACGTGCAGCTCACCCGCGCCGCCGACCTCCTGCTGGCCGATCTCGATGCGCTGCTCGCCGCGCTGGAACGCCGCGCATTCGAGTACAAGCTGACGCCGACGATCGGGCGCTCGCACGGCATCCATGCCGAGCCGACAACCTTTGGCCTGAAGCTCGCCCAGGCCTATGCCGAGTTCGACCGCTGCCGCAGCCGCCTCGTCGCCGCGCGTGCAGAGATCGCCACCTGCGCCATTTCCGGCGCCGTCGGCACCTTCGCCAATATCGATCCGCGCGTGGAGGAATACGTGGCCGAGAAACTCGGCCTCACACCCGAGCCGGTTTCCACCCAGGTGATCCCGCGCGACCGCCACGCCATGTTCTTCGCCACGCTCGGTGTGATCGCCTCCTCGATCGAGCGGCTGGCCACCGAAGTGCGCCATCTCCAGCGCTCGGAAGTGCTGGAGGCGGAAGAGTATTTCTCCCCCGGCCAGAAGGGCTCCTCGGCCATGCCGCACAAGCGCAACCCGGTTCTGACCGAGAATCTCACCGGTCTCGCGCGCATGGTACGCTCCTACGCCCTGCCCGCCATGGAGAACGTGGCGCTCTGGCATGAGCGCGACATCTCGCATTCCTCCGTCGAGCGCATGATCGGCCCGGATGCGACGGTGACACTGGATTTCGCGCTCGCGCGCCTCACCGGGGTGATGGACAAGCTGGTCGTCTATCCCGAAACCATGCAGAACAATCTCGACCGCTTGGGCGGGCTGGTGCATTCGCAGCGCGTGCTGCTGGCGCTCACGCAAAAGGGCGTCTCGCGCGAGGATTCCTATCGCCTCGTGCAGCGCAACGCCATGCCGGTCTGGCGCGGCGAGGGGGACTTCCTGACGCTGCTCAAGGCGGATCCGGAAGTCAGCGCGAAGATGAGCGATGCCGAGATCGCGGAATGCTTCGATCTCGGCTACCACCTCAAACAGGTCGATACCATCTTCACGCGGGTCTTCGGGCGCGCCTGA
- the dgcN gene encoding N-acetyltransferase DgcN, with protein sequence MQIEHPYLLFLGDARDALAAKTGLGIVDWRPEWCIGQMRLPGCNADAKLPDMNPREAADRGVRTMVIGVVNAGGVLPDDWVSIIVDALDSGLDVASGLHMRLGDIPEIAAAAQRNGRKLHDVRMSNERFATGKGDKRPGMRLLTVGTDCSVGKKYTALALEKGMRDAGFDADFRATGQTGVFISGRGAAIDAVVADFISGAVEWISPTAEPDHWDLIEGQGSLFHPSFAGVSLGLLHGAQPDAFVVCHEPTRRNMRGVNTPLPTIGDVIHMTIACGRLTNPAIRCVGIAVNTQALDEAEARDELARIEKTYGLPATDPVRFGVEGIVAEIKARFGKG encoded by the coding sequence ATGCAGATCGAACATCCATATCTCCTCTTCCTGGGCGATGCCCGCGATGCGCTCGCGGCCAAGACCGGGCTCGGCATCGTCGACTGGCGCCCGGAATGGTGCATCGGCCAGATGCGGCTTCCCGGCTGCAACGCGGATGCGAAGCTCCCCGACATGAACCCGCGCGAGGCCGCCGATAGGGGCGTCAGGACCATGGTGATCGGCGTCGTCAATGCCGGCGGCGTGCTGCCCGATGACTGGGTGTCGATCATCGTCGATGCGCTCGATTCCGGCCTCGACGTGGCGTCGGGCCTGCATATGCGTCTGGGTGATATTCCCGAGATCGCGGCGGCGGCGCAGCGCAACGGGCGCAAGCTGCACGATGTGCGCATGAGCAACGAGCGTTTCGCCACCGGCAAGGGCGACAAGCGCCCGGGCATGCGGCTCCTGACGGTGGGGACGGATTGCTCGGTGGGCAAGAAATACACCGCGCTCGCGCTGGAAAAAGGCATGCGTGATGCCGGTTTCGATGCCGATTTCCGCGCCACCGGCCAGACCGGCGTGTTCATTTCCGGGCGCGGCGCGGCAATCGACGCCGTGGTGGCGGATTTCATTTCCGGCGCGGTGGAATGGATCTCGCCGACAGCAGAGCCCGATCACTGGGATCTGATCGAAGGGCAGGGATCACTCTTCCACCCCTCCTTCGCCGGCGTCTCGCTCGGCCTGCTGCACGGCGCCCAGCCGGATGCCTTCGTCGTCTGCCACGAGCCGACCCGGCGCAACATGCGCGGCGTGAATACCCCGCTGCCGACGATCGGCGACGTCATCCACATGACCATTGCCTGCGGCCGCCTCACCAATCCCGCCATCCGCTGCGTCGGCATCGCGGTGAACACGCAGGCGCTTGACGAGGCGGAGGCCCGCGACGAGCTCGCAAGGATCGAAAAGACTTACGGATTACCCGCGACCGACCCGGTGCGCTTCGGCGTGGAGGGAATCGTCGCGGAGATCAAGGCGCGTTTCGGCAAGGGGTGA